The DNA sequence AATTTCTTATGAATTATGATGTGATCATGGACTACGGTAGTAagcataaaaaagaaaaagaaaaaaagaaagaaaatgatgAGAAATGAAATATTGAAAACTGGGTAAGTCAACCGTGGATGAATTGTTTGCCTCTTCTATTGATGCCCAACAACAAGGAGAGAATTTAGGGAAAGATTATACTTGAAGATGGATCGTGATCCTTACGCATAAGTCGTTATGTATATAGTCATTAAGTCAAATACGATTggctgaaaataaaaataaatgtgagAAGATTCCGGAGCTTCTACTTTTATTTGCTGGTGATGAATAACATTCAAGGAAAAGTATTGGCATTTTGTTGCACGATATGGACATCACTGaaactaaataatataatattttgaacaAAGTTTgtatgatttttattttgttttttaatgactcatattataattagtaattcgTGTCAATAATATAAATTGTTGCTGTGTGTTATAATTGTAATCGTTTTGTTTAATGAAGgaattgcatttcaaaaaaaaaaaaggacattcttgGACTAAAATCtcagttttattaattattacttaATATTATATAGATGGATTTGAAACCAAGACAATATTTTTTTGAAGCCTTCTAGCCGTCCATGACTTAACATTACCTAAGCAACTAATAAAGTTACATATTTAGAAGGTAAAATATAAAGGATGAGCATACATTttgtataatatttaataacttaaatataCTAATCATCGAGGGTATAATTCGGTGATTGATGCTTCATTGATTGAAACTGGAAACCCAACACTTGTTGAATCATCCAACTTTAGTCCCATGGAAGGCATATCCACATCTGTTCTATTGTAAAATGCAGGCTGTTTTGGTACTCCCAGAGTGATTGAGTAACTATTAAACATAAGAACTAttgtcttcattgttggtctatcCTCTGGATCTTCTTGAACACACAGTAGCCCAATATTGATGCATCTCAAAACCTCGTTCTCTGAATAAGATTGTACCAGTGTTGGATCCAGTAATTTTAATGGATTTCCATCTTTCCAAAGTTTCCAAGCCTGTAATTACAATGTATACTTATTAATCAATCTATAACTTCATACATATAATGGATATCTTATTCTCTTTGCATTttagaatcaaaataaaatagtaaattttttaatcaaactCACATAGCTCAGGAGGTCCTCAGCATAATCCGATTCATAAAAACTACTGTTTCTTTTACCACTGATAATCTCAAGTACTAAGACGCCAAAACTATACACATCAGACTTGAGGGAAAATTGTCCGTGCATTGCATACTCTGGAGACATGTAACCACTGCCAATGATatgacaaaataaaaaaatttactcaTGAAGTTAAAGAAAATGTTGTAATAAcaatataactatatatatcttgtatttttgtatataaGAGAGCACTAAATCGAAGAACTTACTATGTGCCAACAATTCTATTTGTATTTCCTCGAGTTTGATCAACATCAAACATTCTAGCCATTCCAAAGTCAGATATCTTTGAGTTCATATTGGcatctaataaaatattactagCCTTGAGATCACGATGTATAATTCTAAGCTGAGAATCTTCGTGGAGATATAAAATGCCTCGAGCAATCCCTCCTATAATCTTGTAACGTATCTCCCAGGTTAACTGTCCTTGTCTCTCGGTGTCTGCACACATACTTAGAAAATGTCTAAGCACCTAGCTACATAAGTaatattgaaaataaatttatgaatAATAAGACAGGACATACCAAATAGAAAAGTGTCAAGGCTTTTGTTGGCAAGAAATTCATAGACAAGCAACTTCTCTTCTCCTTCCAAGCAAAATCCCAATAATCTCACAAGGTTTCTATGTTCAAGCTTAGCTAATACTACAACTTCATTCTTAAATTCTATTGCACCTTGTCCAGAACCTTTTGATAGCCTCTTCACAGCTATTTGTTGTCCATTTGAAAGTGTGCCCTGACAATGAATTTTAAGTATTCGTTTTGAGTAACTAATGCATAACGCCAACGTATATCAATGAGTAACCACTTGGGAAATCTATACCTTGTAAACCTCACCAAATCCGCCTTCACCTAACTTATAATCAGCTGAGAACTTGTTTGTGGCAGCTTCAATTGTAGCCAAGTCAAACTGTAAGGACTCAGGGGTAGTAATATCGTCAACCCTCTTAGCTGCACAACCAAAATGTTTTTCATGCTTagccaaattttattttattgttgtttctTCCCTTTCCAAGGTAAGAAATGAATAAATATAGTAAATAACAAAAGATTGAAGACATGTAGATTAATGTTTACCCAAAGTGTACTTTTTTGCTCTCTTTGTTATGAAACAGAATCCTAATATGACTAGGAGTATAGCAACAACAATTGGAACCACAATGGCAATGATCGTTCGGGCTGAGATTTTCCCTTGTCCTGGGAAAATAAGACATAATTAACACTTATAAATTcacatttttttcaaaacaGAGCCATCATATATCGTATCTAATCTAACTAATTAATGACAATCCAAGATAGTAGTAGGCACgtttcttttttcttccaaATAACAACAAATACTTTTTTATTCTACACTACTCAAAATAGGGTTTTGAAAGATAAATTAGCAGTCACATAGTAACtttacaaaactaaaataaaaccaaTTATGAATTTAAATGAGACCAGCCATTGTGGAGAAAAATACCATTTGAGCTCGATGTGAAACTTGGAGGAGCCGGTGTAGGTTGTGCTGTTGGTGGCGGTAAGGGGGTTGTTGAATTTTGATTGTAAAAGGGATAGACCTCGTACCTAACATTACAGCTAGGAAACAGAACTCTTCCCCCAAGCTTTCCAGAGCAGCATATGGGAAGACTTCCGATGGCATCGGTGAGACATGTGCTGCAACCTGACGCGTTCAGGTCCGGTGTACACTGCGCAAGGGTGTATAGCCTTTGGAACCCGTTGAAATTGTTATCTTTAGTTGCGAATTTCTTGTCCCCTGCCAAGtgtcacgggctcaccttttcaggcagcggaacacccgtgcggcaccttgacttctctaagccaaggtcagccttccaaccatccgagtaacaatgggctcatttttcgCGCGACCGTGTGCCTCGGGCACACTCCcgtctctcgaacaactcccgccgagtcatgctcgcaagcatccatgagtgcattCATGTACCGAGActctctagccaagatactcgcactgtccataggttcacaccatggtcagacaaatcccaacaccgacgctgaccttgtcactcgtgaccaaggtagcatgtgCGGCAAGATGCCAACACCAAGCTAACGTGCCAACGCCtctatcatgccccattcgatactgtccgaatagtctccctcgtcgcccaaggactcccatacgtccatggaccaatcctcaaggcgccatgcctccacgcatgttggcaggccctcaagacaagccaccaaaccagttgcatacattagaccttTGCCCCTTTTCAACATGGTGCATCCGTCCCATGCGCGTATGCAAACTAGTccacgaatgactacccgtgtcatctcgtgttgagactcgtGGCCTAGGCGCACCACGACGTCTCTTGGAGGATCTAGGCCACATCTCGAGCAAGCGGCATACCGGCAAGCCAAGGGAAACGTACCATTGAACCTCTGGCGGCATTCTTCGACGCACTACCGGGTCGgcccgataatgtccatgagtactccaactcatggagacatatgagtcccctcgtggtcctcatatgcccgccctactagtccccactggctagtagtagctcacttagcaccaaggtgcaaggagtggtggagagctgacaccagggtacccccttaaagagcattctgagcttttagccttctaccaggaacatagatgatttttgctctgtagacatatgggaagcgccatataccaaatcacctaGTTTCGCCAAACCGACTGCACCATTCTATTTGTAGCCCCAAATAAATGGTGAATACCAAGTCCCGTCCCGATccggacaatattgaagatatttacgaaaatgccactgcatacaaactaagcatcagcatGCAACTTGCATGCATCACAACATGCGCCACCATATTGaccaccacttggccaacttgtggCCATCACTTAGCTTGTAACGTGCCATCATAGACTGCACGTAACATTCTCCCCCACTTCAACATGTCGATGCCCTCATCGACGGACCGCAGGCAAATCCTCCTGATCTCGACTCCTAAGCTTACCCCAAGCTTCTCCCGAATCCTAAGTCTGCACTTGTCCCCCTACCTCCGTAGAACCACCCTCTTGGTGATGATCTCGCACGCCCACTCTTGGACTTGATCAAAGACCCTGTGCCACTGTCGCTATTCAGATCCACCCATGGAGTAGTGCCTCTGCACTAGAATACTTCCCCCTACATGAACTCCTCCGAGTCCATCACAGTGTCCCTCCAGTCAACCAAGTAGCCCTTGCAACACTGACCCTGAAGCTACCACATCCTCTGATTGCAGCTCACTCGCCAatcgtccaatgcatactcctttTGACACGGATTAAGTATGGTGCACCCCTCGGGGTGAGGTTCGCAAACCAACCGTTCCCAACGGCACCTACAAAACACGCTTTCGCTGAAGCCAAGTCCCTCTGGACAAGTCCCTTCAGAAACTACACACGCCAACTCTATGGCGCACCATCCTCCTGATGGAAATCGAGCAAGACACTCTCATCGCAGGATAAAGTTTGGTGCGTCCCACCTGGACGAGGCTCGCAAGCCAACTGCACCCAATGCAGCACCAAGTGCACTCTTGCACCCAATTTCTTCGCGAAGTTCACAACATTGGCCCTCCGGCCCAACCGCATACCCACGGCTTCATGCAAAGGTCCCACTGACCCATTGCACACTCGCTCCTCTGAGCTCCTGCTTGTGTCGGCTCCCAAAATACTGTCACAAGTTTATCTCCCAAAATCAACCCTGCATCCTCTGATGACTCGTTAACTTTCGATAAACTTGATGGCACCCAGTCTTACTCTTAAGACTTGAAGTCATCCCAATCCGCTATCTCCCATCGGCATATGTTCTCTGAATCATTCGGCTTACAGTGTCCCATACAACACCAGTGTTCCCATAAACACAAAACATGCCCATAACATGCCGCAAACTAGCTCAGTCTTGATCTCAGTCTACGCCCTTGCATATTGTCTATCTGCAGCTTGCAGCAATCATGCAAGTCTTCACCCTGAACAACCAATCTGTTGTAGTGTTTCCCTCTGGATTCACACACCAAAACTGAACAAGTACCCTGATTCTTCAAACACATGAATTAGTGGGCTCCCCCACTTCAACTTGGGAAGAACTTCTCTCTAAGAGGAATACCTCTCAAGGTACAGCTCGCAAGCTAACCGCATACTCGCATACGGTTCCTCCACTCCACATTtcactttgatgaagatgttgaaCTAATGCCTCGATCATTCTGACTCTTCGCCCCTCGACATTTCAATGTTGCCTTAGTATTGTAGTCCTGCTGACTTTCACCCTAGGCCAACATTGCCATGATGTTATCTTAGTACCTGAGTCCTGCAGACTTTCACTCTAGATAACTGGCTCTGCCTGTGTCCTGAGTCTTCTTGACTTTACATCCTGAACAACAATCAATCTCCATGATACTCATCTCGATGCTTGTAATGAATAACTAGTCTTGTTGAGTGAATCGTGAAGGTCTCTCCCCCACTTCATCTGTTGGCGTCCTCGACAACATGCCCACACGCAAATGCCTGACCGCCCCAACTCTTCATGCACACCATGTCATCTAAAAGTGCATCCCGCAGGATGTGACTCTCGAGTCAACTATCTCATTAGCACCCCCGTCGATTTCCACATGCATGCACTAACTTCCCACTCAACCATCTAACTGATTCACACTTGCATCACGCCCTACTGGCTCCCACGAAGTACTAAGTTCCAATGATGCAGCCCTCTGGCCTTCATGCAAACTCTAGTACCCTTCTCAACGCTTGCGCTCGGTCTTCTCAGCTCTGCTGGCTTCCTTGATGCCTTTATTCCACAACTCCGCATCTCTATCGATGTCTTTGTGTGACTTACGCCCTCTGGCGATTTAACAAGCCAACACATTCCACTCAACTGCCTCGGCACTTCCATATGGATCAAATAAAACTCGCATGCGAACACCTCCAAGTACAACCATCCTCTGACGATTGTGGCCTCTGCCCGCCTTGGTCTCCATGTGCGTCCCTCTCGACACACAATGTAGCAACTGAAGCATTCCATATTTGTCCCCATCTGAACCATCTCGGTTATCAACTCTCGACCTCTGTCGTGGCTAACAAGAATCTGACGGTCCTTGCACTACTTCCACACTCCTGCCAGCAAGCTTCCTTTTCAACAAAAGCGCCTCCTGCGGCTTACAATGTCACTCAGGCAAACTTGGCCTAGTGCACCAAGCATACAACTTGGACTATCCCCTCAACCTTGTCCTATGCCAACGAGTTTCAAACATTCTGTTGCGCCTCTCTACAGTTTCACGTGGTAGTTGTCTTTCTAGCATCCCTGAACTTAACTCGAAGCAACCATCCATGTCTCCTCTTTAGGATGTCCAGTATTCCCATGAAGAGAAGCAACCAAGTCTTAACTCCATCTCAGCCTACTGATCCTCTTTAAAAGACTAACTGGCTCAACGACGTCTTGTTCCAACATTCGGACCATCTTGATCCGTCCACCCGCCTACATCCTCTCTAGGATAGGCCAACCAAGTTCACATCCCACTGAGATGaacttggctctgataccaactgtcacgggctcaccttttcagGCAGCGGAACACCCGCCTACATCCTCTCTAGGATAGGCCAACCAAGTTCACATCCCACTGAGATGaacttggctctgataccaactgtcacgggctcaccttttcaggcagcggaacacccgtgcggcaccttgacttctctaagccaaggtcagccttccaaccatccgagtaacaatgggctcatttttcgCGCGACCGTGTGCCTCGGGCACACTCCcgtctctcgaacaactcccgccgagtcatgctcgcaagcatccatgagtgcattCATGTACCGAGActctctagccaagatactcgcactgtccataggttcacaccatggtcagacaaatcccaacaccgacgctcaccttgtcactcgtgaccaaggtagcatgtgCGGCAAGATGCCAACACCAAGCTAACGTGCCAACGCCtctatcatgccccattcgatactgtccgaatagtctccctcgtcgcccaaggactcccatacgtccatggaccaatcctcaaggcgccatgcctccacgcatgttggcaggccctcaagacaagccaccaaaccagttgcatacattagaccttTGCCCCTTTTCAACATGGTGCATCCGTCCCATGCGCGTATGCAAACTAGTccacgaatgactacccgtgtcatctcgtgttgagactcgtGGCCTAGGCGCACCACGACGTCTCTTGGAGGATCTAGGCCACATCTCGAGCAAGCGACATACCGGCAAGCCAAGGGAAACGTACCATTGAACCTCTGGCGGCATTCTTCGACGCACTACCGGGTCGgcccgataatgtccatgagtactccaactcatggagacatatgagtcccctcgtggtcctcatatgcccgccctactagtccccgctggctagtagtagctcacttagcaccaaggtgcaaggggtggtggagagctgacaccagggtacccccttaaagagcattctgagcttttagccttctaccaggaacatagatgatttttgctctgtagacatatgggaagcgccatataccaaatcacctaGTTTCGCCAAACCGACTGCACCATTCTATTTGTAGCCCCAAATAAATGGTGAATACCAAGTCCCGTCCCAATccggacaatattgaagatatttacgaaaatgccactgcatacaaactaagcatcagcatGCAACTTGCATGCATCACAACATGCGCCACCATATTGaccaccacttggccaacttgtggCCATCACTTAGCTTGTAACGTGCCATCATAGACTGCACGTAACACCAAGCCTTTTGCAGCCTCAGCTGCCGCCGCCTTGGTGGTCTCGTTGACTAGCCGATTGAACCGGTTCTGGTCAGTAATATTACCGCTATTCAGAAGATATAATCCAGGACGTGTGTATACGGTGCCGAAGAACGGCCGGTTGGAGTAGCGCAATTGGCACTCGTCGTACCATATCACAGTCTCTTTCTCAACAGGACACCGCTTGAGGATGTCTTTGACGGCGAACGTTACGCAGTCTCGGCATGCAGTGGTGTTGACATCTCCACGGCAGAGGAAGTGGCCGTATACAGGGGAGGGGGATCCTTCACCGGCGCTGGTGTTATGGAATTCGCTGGTGGCATTCGATGAAAGGGAGGAGAGAAGGTTGTTGAGATTAGTTTGATAAATGCTGTTTGGGGCGAAAGTGGTGGTGTTTGGACAGGAGTGGTAGAGGTAAACGGGGTTAGCTCCAAGGCTTAGCCCGATCGAGATGTATAGTAACGACGAAATAAACAAAAGAGTATTGGGAATTTTTATGGGAATGAGCATGATCATTTTGGTAAGCGTGTAGTTTTTTCAGCTTTGATAAAGGCACAGAAAGTTGACTGGTTATAAGCTTTTCCTTATGATGATTTATAAGCAAGAACAACGAGAGGGTATTTCGAAGCATTTAATTACTAGCCTAGTAATTTAAgatagtaattacactatacgATAACTATATAGTATTAGATGTAAGTAGTAATTTAAGATGTAATTacactataaaaatataaaatttataataaaaattcaaatatctaaaaatattaaattacataaaaattataatattacaccttaattataatttaaaacacaacttaaaattcataaaaaaaaaaaaatactaatttagtaaaaaaatatacaaacataaattataaaatataaaatattactagAAATATAACATTCGGAGACAAAAAATAATCTTTGTTCCAGTTTCGTTTCTCATTTAGACCGGAAATCCCTGCCCTATTAGGGGCGGGTACTCGTGAGGTTCCATCCCCATAGGAAAAATGTGCATTCCTAGATATAAAGTAATAGttacatataaatttttattctataatattgtataatattattatcattatgtaataaatatttaaaatgaattttatatattaataatatttaaataaataaaaaaaattataaaataaactcaaattttatcacaattttattaattaatatttaaaataatatttatctattAAAATTATCTAATTACTTCCATATAATTTCAATTATTCTATTCGGTgtataatattctaaatttagaaattttaatatttattatttttatattgattgaattaaataataaaataaatttgagcctttaatcaatcaaaatttatattaatttgcaATTATATctattaaacatttaatttaaaagaaaattcaaaatataaattaattaaggaaaaaaaatcaaatatgaTATATTCGTATattgatttttataattttttttacaaacaatacaaaaaaatcacacaaaaaaatattataaaatagtattatacatgaaaaaaaaaatattagatatatgagaaaataaaataaaataaagacaaaattatattaaataattaaaattattttttatatttagttaCACTGAAAGTATGAAAATTGGAGACAGTAATTGAGATCTGTATAATTGTGTGgtcaaataaacaaattaaattatgtaattatctcaaattatatttaatttcaattctCAAATAACTTCCCAAACAGAATGATAAGGAATGTATCAATGAAAACGGAGTCAAGTCAGCGTTGGGGAATTGTTTTGCGTGATATTGAAGTTGAATCTTCATCCTGAAGGGTAAGTCGTTATAGTCATTAAAGTCAAAGAGGATcgattgaaaataataaatgagAGACAATTTATGAATTTAGCTTTGAATGTGGTGTGAAGGTGATGTATGAATTGTGAGTTATACGTGAATGGTGTTTTATTGACGTGATTGGTCCAAAAATTAGTGTACAtaaattaatatagatcaaGGGAAAAGTATTCGCTTTTTAATTGATATGGTATATGGACATCACTAAAACACAATAGGTGCCCAACACCATTTATAAGTTGTACTATATAATTAGTTagcaaaattttttgaaaaatattttcttaaattatataaaatttaataattaaatacataTCCAATAAAATATAAACACCCTTAATATCTTATAACAATTGTCAAACAcaataatataatattcaaGTACATGATTGAATtgaatttatgtatttattaataattgattaatagtAATTATTTTGCAGAGTTCTActgttttaattattattttttatgacttGAAAGTCAAAATATAATTACTAATATTTAGTTCATCTATATATTGTTTCTATGTTCCCAATTGCTAGGATTATTTACACcgtataaaatttttaatttttttaattgtggaacgaaattttaaaaaaaaatactgtgtaaattttattatgtatacagtgttaagtttttattattattttacagttgttttttaattgtttcACTATTGTTTTTAGTTGTTATGCTTTGTGATCcactgttattttataaaaacacagtatttttttaaaaaaatcaatataacagtatttttataaaaattaattcaaattctaatatttttgttagtttccattttattttttccatttacctttaatataataattaagtttttcaCAATGTATACTTAtctagaaataaaaataaaatgaatatatttatatactaactctaccttttttatttttattttgacataTATACAAACTATAtacttaaaacaaaaataataatccaATGGTAATAATATTAACAAAAGTCAAATGTAGGCAAATAATATCAATATATTATGTTatccttaaaaatttatttacacCAGTAATATTATGTGATGTGGTCCCGTAAGACTACAATaactatatatctattctatataaagtgtgcctatataactgaaattcttggtttatgagaaattcatgggtgactttattatttttatttaataaaataataaaatattatttatatatcataaaataataataaaacaaatcctattaatatttgaattgatatttaataaatttcaactctatatataatcacaactatagatctatatataatcacaactataactctagaaattaaaaatatatatataaaataaattgaacctTAAACTGCATATACAATTAGTTTGTTGAGAGAGATCAGAAAAAGAACGAATTAtatatggaatttttttttacaaaaaaaaaatggacaatccagtTATATGCAGACTCGggtagaatgaaaagtgcaaaataaaaaattatactattgtctctgtcgaagcaaatgttatcttcaattatcaacaatttagaaattaatttttaattttctttttatcttacacacaTTGTGTTTCCTTAAGTAtttgaacatcaatttttagtttattgttggattaacttaagaacatatttaaattatcaagcttttttaaacactaatatactgCATTcggtatttactttttatttatattaaaaataaaatggtttattattaaaaatacaatggtttatgagaaattcatgggtcacttttcatttatatatcataaaataaacaaaataaatctcattcaatccaaaaaaaaatacgattgagtttttgctgttgtacatctacgattaggttttcttcaattatttattgtatttcttTTCCTATTACAATTTGGACATTCCCATGGAATCACATATAATATTCCAATCCgcacttctcttttttcttcttcacaacttaataacaaattatataagtaataataagaataaaaaagaagcgtgacttttatcaaagttcacaaaaccaagcatcaatggcaaaaaaaacccaacaaaatttACAGCCAATAAATGATTCTAAATGCTCGGCATATGCATTAGTTGCCAGGAGTAAAGTTTTTTAAAGTtacgtaataatttacatatatgttgcaaacacaatatacaaaaaataaagaagaatatggaagaaagaagagaccattatgcacatctagaaaggcagtggagataataatagaaacttttcattttttttttcttctttttatcaattttttttttctttttgagtaaagataaatatgaaattttaatcgcatagagttttattttaataaaatatagtattttaaaataatttaatagtattttgttatagaatactatcactttttgttaaacatggttttcactttttgtcgacactaccatattcaatttatcaacgaaaaaatggacaatccaaATATATGCGGAcgaaatttagaatgaaaagtgtaaaatacaaaaattacactattgtctctatcgaagcaaatgaagattgaaatccaccaatgactatcattagttttcttatctacaatttttagacaaatgctatcttcaattatcaataatttagagattgatttttaattttctttttatcttacatccatttaagtaatgtttctttaagtattggaacatcaatttttaatttatttttggattaacttaaaacatatttaaatcatcaagctttcttaaacactaatatattgcattcggtattcacttttaattgataacattataaaatataatatttagatacacctaataattaataatacttttttttttaattttttaattgtatcgctttcaaataacatagaaaaaaactagcataaatttagtatacgtgcctcgcacgtagtttttttgctagtatttatatatatatatatatatacta is a window from the Cannabis sativa cultivar Pink pepper isolate KNU-18-1 chromosome 1, ASM2916894v1, whole genome shotgun sequence genome containing:
- the LOC133037748 gene encoding cysteine-rich receptor-like protein kinase 10, which produces MIMLIPIKIPNTLLFISSLLYISIGLSLGANPVYLYHSCPNTTTFAPNSIYQTNLNNLLSSLSSNATSEFHNTSAGEGSPSPVYGHFLCRGDVNTTACRDCVTFAVKDILKRCPVEKETVIWYDECQLRYSNRPFFGTVYTRPGLYLLNSGNITDQNRFNRLVNETTKAAAAEAAKGLAGDKKFATKDNNFNGFQRLYTLAQCTPDLNASGCSTCLTDAIGSLPICCSGKLGGRVLFPSCNVRYEVYPFYNQNSTTPLPPPTAQPTPAPPSFTSSSNGQGKISARTIIAIVVPIVVAILLVILGFCFITKRAKKYTLAKRVDDITTPESLQFDLATIEAATNKFSADYKLGEGGFGEVYKGTLSNGQQIAVKRLSKGSGQGAIEFKNEVVVLAKLEHRNLVRLLGFCLEGEEKLLVYEFLANKSLDTFLFDTERQGQLTWEIRYKIIGGIARGILYLHEDSQLRIIHRDLKASNILLDANMNSKISDFGMARMFDVDQTRGNTNRIVGTYGYMSPEYAMHGQFSLKSDVYSFGVLVLEIISGKRNSSFYESDYAEDLLSYAWKLWKDGNPLKLLDPTLVQSYSENEVLRCINIGLLCVQEDPEDRPTMKTIVLMFNSYSITLGVPKQPAFYNRTDVDMPSMGLKLDDSTSVGFPVSINEASITELYPR